A stretch of the Polaribacter pacificus genome encodes the following:
- a CDS encoding OmpH family outer membrane protein — protein sequence MKKITYSIILLLSIQYAIGQKAQTFAYIDTDYILENVPEYKKAQDLINVKAEEWKANLNKQSRFIEVLKSDLVTEKAILTKDIISDKEQEITIKQEELSRLEALYFGPDGELFELRKQLVNPIQDLIYNAVQDISKKRKYDFVFDKSSDLVMLYFNKKYDISELVLATIIKSKKIAEVAEKTNAKKLEMEANKEAIKKARQELIDKQNKIIQAKKEARLKEIEDKKKKLLEKKNSVIKEKEVEKTKRNNQN from the coding sequence ATGAAAAAAATAACATACAGTATCATTTTACTATTAAGTATTCAATACGCAATAGGACAAAAAGCACAAACTTTTGCCTATATCGATACGGATTATATCTTAGAAAATGTACCAGAGTATAAAAAAGCGCAAGATCTGATTAATGTTAAGGCAGAAGAATGGAAAGCAAATCTTAACAAGCAAAGTAGGTTCATTGAAGTATTAAAATCTGATTTGGTTACAGAAAAAGCAATCTTAACCAAAGACATCATTAGCGATAAAGAGCAAGAAATTACGATTAAGCAAGAAGAGCTCTCTAGACTCGAAGCTTTGTATTTTGGACCAGATGGTGAATTGTTTGAGTTGAGAAAACAATTGGTAAACCCCATTCAGGACTTAATCTACAATGCGGTTCAGGATATCTCAAAAAAGAGGAAGTACGATTTTGTATTTGATAAATCTAGTGATCTAGTCATGTTATATTTCAATAAAAAATACGATATTAGCGAACTCGTTTTAGCTACAATCATTAAAAGCAAAAAAATAGCAGAGGTTGCTGAAAAAACAAATGCTAAAAAGCTAGAGATGGAAGCTAATAAGGAAGCTATCAAAAAAGCGAGACAAGAGCTAATAGACAAACAGAATAAAATCATTCAAGCTAAAAAAGAAGCTCGACTGAAAGAAATAGAAGATAAAAAGAAAAAATTACTAGAAAAGAAGAATTCTGTAATAAAAGAAAAGGAAGTAGAGAAAACAAAAAGAAATAATCAAAATTAA
- a CDS encoding OmpH family outer membrane protein: MKNFKTLLLIAVLTLGMGGVANAQKIGHIDTDKLIQSMPATKAMEAELQKTQKTYKDEIEALGKKYEAKLQKYGSEEKSQTAQTNEQRKAEVQQDALRIQQAEQFANQEMQKKYAELMNPILEKAQKAIKDVAAEKGLTYVFNSSPGKGLLVFDKGIDIYDAVKAKLGF; the protein is encoded by the coding sequence ATGAAAAATTTTAAAACTTTACTATTAATCGCTGTATTGACGTTGGGAATGGGTGGTGTTGCAAATGCACAAAAAATTGGGCATATAGACACAGACAAATTAATACAAAGTATGCCAGCGACTAAAGCTATGGAAGCTGAATTGCAAAAAACGCAAAAAACCTATAAAGATGAGATAGAAGCTTTAGGGAAAAAATACGAAGCTAAACTTCAAAAGTACGGTTCAGAAGAAAAATCTCAAACTGCACAAACTAACGAGCAAAGAAAAGCAGAAGTACAACAAGATGCTTTAAGAATTCAACAAGCTGAGCAGTTTGCAAATCAAGAAATGCAAAAAAAGTATGCAGAATTAATGAATCCTATCCTTGAAAAAGCTCAAAAAGCGATTAAAGATGTTGCTGCAGAGAAAGGATTGACTTATGTGTTTAATTCTTCTCCAGGAAAAGGACTTTTAGTTTTTGACAAAGGAATCGATATTTACGACGCAGTAAAAGCTAAATTAGGATTTTAA
- the murI gene encoding glutamate racemase encodes MKSTDLRPIGIFDSGIGGTSILREVQLLLPQEETIYLSDSANAPYGQKSVKAINELSIKNTAFLLEQNCKLIVVACNTATTNAIKHLRAQYPIPFIGIEPAIKPAALKSRNKHIGILATKGTLNSSLFATTASQLEEDIIIIEQIGEGLVELIEHGQLHSKQMTALLKKHLAPFQKHQVDELVLGCTHYPYLIPQIQAILGPNVHIIDSGAAVAKQTKMVLEQHKLLNTSNTQAQHWAYSNKDAELLEQFIAKKTTTQVSFKNF; translated from the coding sequence ATGAAATCTACAGACCTAAGACCCATAGGGATTTTTGACTCTGGTATTGGAGGCACTTCTATTCTAAGAGAAGTACAACTTCTTTTACCACAGGAGGAAACAATCTATTTATCAGACAGTGCTAACGCACCCTATGGTCAAAAATCTGTAAAAGCAATTAATGAGCTTTCTATAAAAAACACAGCTTTTTTATTAGAACAGAATTGCAAGCTTATCGTAGTAGCTTGCAATACAGCTACCACCAATGCCATTAAACATTTAAGGGCACAATATCCTATTCCTTTTATCGGTATAGAGCCAGCAATTAAACCCGCTGCCTTAAAGAGCAGAAACAAACACATTGGTATTTTAGCTACAAAAGGCACTTTAAACAGCAGCCTATTTGCAACAACAGCCAGCCAATTAGAAGAAGATATTATTATTATAGAGCAGATTGGCGAGGGATTAGTAGAACTAATAGAACATGGACAATTGCACTCAAAGCAGATGACAGCGCTACTAAAAAAACACCTTGCCCCTTTTCAAAAACATCAAGTAGATGAATTGGTTTTAGGTTGTACTCATTACCCTTACTTAATTCCTCAAATACAAGCCATTTTAGGGCCAAATGTGCACATTATTGACTCTGGCGCAGCAGTTGCCAAACAAACAAAAATGGTACTAGAACAGCACAAGCTTCTAAACACTAGTAATACTCAAGCACAACACTGGGCCTACTCAAACAAAGATGCAGAATTACTAGAACAGTTTATAGCCAAAAAAACGACTACCCAAGTATCTTTTAAAAACTTTTGA
- a CDS encoding M20/M25/M40 family metallo-hydrolase, translated as MKQIFTFAVVTAFLSLAGCSSLSSNKIEIDEQVLLSNLKELASDSYEGRGFSKPGNYRAQEFIASQFELLDLEPFFSEGYIQKFPYTFSGKRRQRMFPIANPDKDLKNVPDTTVVGGNVLVQIKGKTDKIIIITGHLDHLGIRNGKIYNGADDDASGTAALISMAAYFKKNQPNHTLVFAAVDAEEIGSLGADYLVKNFPTDLSKVVLNINMDMIAHSESELYASGLYHYPQLKKSLEGIETPLTLLFGHDEPKNKELDDWTNSSDHRIFHNQKIPFVYFGVEDHKDYHKDTDTFENINQEFYVNAVKLITKAIQNFDTDLK; from the coding sequence ATGAAACAAATTTTTACTTTTGCAGTAGTAACTGCTTTTTTAAGTCTAGCTGGATGCTCTAGCCTTAGCTCAAATAAAATTGAAATAGACGAGCAAGTTTTGCTTAGTAATTTAAAAGAATTGGCAAGCGATTCTTATGAAGGGAGAGGCTTCTCTAAACCTGGAAATTACAGAGCACAAGAGTTTATTGCTTCACAATTTGAACTTCTAGACCTTGAACCTTTTTTTAGCGAGGGATATATCCAAAAGTTCCCTTACACTTTTAGCGGAAAAAGAAGACAACGTATGTTCCCTATAGCCAACCCTGACAAGGATCTTAAAAATGTTCCAGACACTACTGTTGTAGGAGGTAACGTTCTGGTTCAAATAAAAGGGAAAACGGATAAGATTATCATCATTACAGGACATTTAGACCATCTAGGTATTAGAAACGGAAAGATCTACAACGGAGCAGATGATGACGCATCAGGAACAGCTGCTCTTATTAGTATGGCTGCCTATTTTAAAAAGAATCAACCCAATCACACTTTAGTTTTTGCTGCAGTAGATGCAGAAGAAATAGGTTCATTAGGAGCTGATTATTTGGTTAAAAACTTCCCTACAGACCTGAGCAAGGTTGTTTTAAATATAAATATGGACATGATCGCTCATAGTGAATCTGAGTTGTATGCGTCTGGTTTGTACCATTACCCACAGTTAAAAAAATCTTTAGAAGGTATTGAAACTCCACTAACATTACTTTTTGGGCACGATGAGCCAAAGAACAAAGAGTTAGACGACTGGACCAATTCTTCTGATCACAGGATTTTTCACAATCAAAAAATACCATTTGTGTATTTTGGCGTAGAAGATCATAAAGACTATCACAAAGACACTGATACTTTTGAAAACATCAATCAAGAATTTTATGTAAATGCAGTAAAGTTGATTACCAAGGCTATACAAAATTTTGATACAGACTTAAAGTAA